The proteins below come from a single Chelmon rostratus isolate fCheRos1 chromosome 10, fCheRos1.pri, whole genome shotgun sequence genomic window:
- the vwa1 gene encoding von Willebrand factor A domain-containing protein 1: MESHMCLAWMLLCLLLRPSAAQNAAPEGVLNCCEGDVLFLLDSSGSVSSYEHSRMLTFLSELLLPFSLGEDQVRVGLLQVGTQPRLEFGFDAHSTQSGLQGALRNTKPLRGDTNTVEALRMAKERVLRPGTADGARAGLPRVLVWLTDGVKPGDVIGPMAELQEEGVAVLVVSTGHGNYLVLRQVVSPPVENHLYFVDIDDMSIITEDLRDAIIEIIRAERIHVRDISTNSATLQWRPILSGLTGFYEVRFAPLPTGGAGGGGGGGTGTSPSTSGSQYQRLIQSADSSTARLTGLKPDTTYTATLTPESNEQSFNTLSVTFTTKPEVMSPAVITVSESGETSVRVSWGPLQPETVTNYYIEYSALPRGKLHTATVDRTQNSTILRDLQPDTTYLVTVGARHTSGTEKAVSVKACTQEVTPALADLQLTTVGSDSVQVDWKVNVGSLRGYWLTWEGQQRSVQGQRSSLYLPPNSLSTRLTNLPPSARVCVSPIYRTARGEGLCCTAQFHSDALAYGHQS, translated from the exons ATGGAGAGCCACATGTGTTTGGCATGGATGCTGTTGTGTCTGCTCCTGCGGCCGTCGGCTGCACAGAACGCCGCACCTGAAGGAG TGCTGAACTGCTGCGAGGGTGACGTCCTCTTCTTACTGGATTCCTCAGGGAGTGTGTCGTCCTACGAGCACTCCCGCATGCTAACCTTCCTGTCTGagctcctcctccccttctcgCTGGGAGAGGACCAGGTGAGGGTGGGACTTCTGCAGGTGGGCACCCAACCCCGCCTCGAGTTTGGCTTTGACGCCCACAGCACCCAAAGTGGCCTCCAGGGGGCTTTGAGGAACACCAAACCTCTCAGGGGAGACACCAACACAGTGGAGGCGCTGAGAATGGCAAAGGAGCGGGTGCTGAGACCCGGAACAGCGGACGGGGCCCGGGCCGGGCTCCCGAGAGTGCTGGTGTGGTTGACGGATGGGGTGAAACCTGGTGATGTGATTGGACCAatggctgagctgcaggaggaaggggTGGCTGTGCTGGTGGTCTCCACTGGGCATGGCAACTACCTGGTGTTGAGGCAAGTGGTAAGCCCACCTGTGGAAAACCACCTGTACTTTGTGGATATCGATGACATGAGTATCATCACTGAGGACCTGCGGGATGCCATCATTG AGATTATCCGAGCTGAGCGAATCCACGTCCGTGACATCTCCACTAACTCTGCCACGCTCCAGTGGCGACCCATTCTGTCCGGTTTGACGGGCTTCTATGAGGTCCGCTTCGCTCCGCTTccgacaggaggagcaggaggtggtggaggagggggaacTGGGACCAGTCCGAGCACGAGCGGCAGTCAGTACCAGAGACTAATCCAGTCTGCGGATTCCAGCACTGCCAGGCTAACAGGCCTGAAGCCTGACACCACCTACACCGCCACACTGACCCCAGAGTCCAATGAGCAGTCGTTTAACACGCTCTCTGTCACCTTCACAACAAAGCCAG AGGTGATGAGCCCAGCTGTGATAACGGTCTCCGAGTCGGGGGAAACCAGCGTACGGGTGAGTTGGGGCCCTCTGCAGCCAGAGACGGTCACAAATTACTACATCGAGTACTCCGCCTTGCCCCGTGGCAAGCTCCACACTGCCACAGTGGACCGAACCCAAAACTCCACAATCCTCAGAGACCTCCAACCAGATACCACCTACTTGGTCACCGTTGGCGCCCGGCACACCTCAGGCACGGAGAAGGCCGTGTCTGTCAAAGCGTGTACTCAGGAAG TGACTCCCGCCCTGGCGGACCTCCAGCTAACCACAGTGGGTAGTGACTCAGTGCAGGTTGACTGGAAGGTCAATGTAGGCAGCCTGAGGGGCTACTGGCTCACCTGGGAGGGACAGCAAAGATCTGTCCAGGGCCAGCGCTCCTCCCTGTATCTGCCGCCCAACTCTCTGTCAACACGCCTCACAAACCTCCCCCCGTCGgctagagtgtgtgtgtcacccaTCTACCGGACGGCGCGGGGAGAGGGGCTGTGTTGCACGGCGCAGTTTCATTCAG